The following is a genomic window from Chryseobacterium sp. StRB126.
GTTATTTTAAATTTCCCCTCAGTTTTCCTCAAAGTAATCATTCCTTGAGTACCTTCCCAATGTTCCGAAGGCGGAACCAGGGTATATAAAAAGGAAATTCCGTGTTGCTTCATTTCTTCATTAAAATAAGGATGGAAAAACTGTATAGTAAACTTCTGATGTTTTCTAACTTCAGCTTTTAACTCTTTCTCAAAAAAGATTTTATAATGTTCTTTATAAAATAATTCCTTGGCTACCTTCACTGTGACAAGGTTACTGTTTTTAGACTTAAGATAATCAAGGCACGGTCTGCAATAGAAGGGAAATTCACAAAGTGTTTCTAATTTGGCTTTATCATTTCTGATAACAGCATCCGCAAAATCTTTCCAGAATTCTTGCAAAAGAATCTTATCCTGAGTGGAGATTCCATGAGCAGAGTTACCTGCCTGCCCATGGATTGACACTGAAAATAAAAGACCGCACAATAAAGCCGGAATACTTTTCATAGCAGATTATTTTTCTACTTCAGATTATTATTTTCCTTATAAAATTTATCGTCTGTTTCTTTAATAAAATCAAGATAACTGAAATTAGCAGCCTTGTTTCTGCGATATTGCAGATAATCATTATAATATTGGAATACTCCGCCTAATCTGGATGTTAACAAAGGTGTTTCCTTGGCACTGATAGCTTCTACATATCCCACTTTCTTTCCTTTTTCATTCACCATAGACAATACCAGATAGGTGATATTATTCTGTTTGCCACTAAAAACTCTGGCTCTTTCTACATCATCTTTCCCGTTATCAAAAACCAGTTTGAACTTATCTTTCTTATTCAACAGATGGTCCAATACTTTTTGAAAATTGTCCGGATTTTCAAGAGTCAATTTAAATCCTTCTAACTGAGCTCCTTTATCTTTTCCATAAAAAGAAAGCATACCTGGAGTATAGAACTCTGAATCCGGAGCGTCTTCAATATTAATTCCGCCAAAATTGATAGGAAACTTACCGTCATTAACTATATCCGCTTTGTATACGGAATATTGAACAGCTGGTGTTCCCACTCCGATTCCATACGATTTCAAACCCAATGTTTTTAAATCTGCCTGCTTAACGGGAAGCATCATTTTTTCTAAATCAAAACCCTGGCTTTGACATGATTGAAATAAAAATGAAAAGCTTAGTATTACAAAGAGAAATTTCAGTTGATGCATCGTATTAAAATTTTAGATTGGTAATAAACGGACAAGATACAAAATTTAGAATCTTAGTATTTATTATTTAATCCCGGTTTCTGAAATGCAGTTTGAAAACTGAAAGCATATTCGGATGGCCCGTTCTTCTGAAGATATTCTAATCTTTCCAGCGCTTCTTCTACACTGGGATATTGACCGTCTTTAATCCACCACAGCACATAATACGCTTTCCCATATTTTTGAAACCATTCTTTTCTTCTTCGTAAAAAATCCACATGAAAGGTTTTATAAGTAAAGTACTCCAATGATTCTTTGTCTTTCCATACGGAGAGATTGATGATAATCTGTTCATCATTAAATGGATTAAAACCTGTAGCATTATTATCTTCATCTTTTAATCTCCAGACAAAGCCATTGCTCTCTTCTGCCAGTTGATTCACTGAATCAAAATGCTCTACAAATTCTTTCATTACCGGATCTTCAATATTCACGCCTATCATCTTGGCTACGTTAATCTGTGCTAATTGATACATTTTATTATTTGCTGTTTTATGTCTATTATTGTGTAAAAATAAACTCTGCAGCATAAGTATAAAATAACTATCAATTTAGATACTATAAAAAAGATGGAAAAAGAATGTGAGACGTCCTATATCAATATCGGTGAAAAATCCTATCCCTGTGCCGTAAGTTTTGTGATGGATCTTATTGGCGGAAGATGGAAAGGAGTAATTGTATGTCATTTAAAAAATGGTGATAAACGGTTTGGAGAACTCAAAAAAGAACTTGCCTTTATCACGGAGACAACACTCAGTCTTCAGTTGAGGCAACTGGAAAGAGACGGACTGATTACCAGAACTGTTTTCGGAACAAAACCTCCTGTGAAAGTAGTTTACAGTTTATCGGAATTGGGCACTTCGTTCATTCCGTTGCTGGATAATATCAATGATTGGGGTAAAAACATTCTGGAAAATAAAATAACATCTTAAAAACCTGACTTATTCTTTCAGATTCTTAAGATGTTAGCTCTGTTTAATATACTTTGCTTCCTTTGATAGTGAGGGTATGTTTGGTTTTTATTGAGGGGCAGCATCTTCCATCCTCTTCTGTATATTCCAGTTTTTCGACAATGATTTTTCCATTTTTGATGGTATCAAAAGCAAAAAGATAATCCGGTTCATAACCGGCAATCACTTTAACGGCATGCCCATCATTCTTGTACAATGATAATCCCTGCCCTATGAGTGCGTTTCCGCCTTCTGGGGCAATATTCCAATAAATGGCTACATCTTCTATCCCATCACCGGTAAAGTCACCAACATGAGGATCCTGAAGATCAATCACTCCATCATCATAGGTTTTAAGAATCTTAGGTAAATAGGCTTCAAATTGTTTCACGGCTAACTTTACGGCTTCTTCTTTAGAAATTCTGTCTTTAGACGATTCTTTAGATTTTTCTTCTTCTTTGGATAAAGATTTTTCTTCTTTTAGCTCCCCTTTTTGATGTTCTTTACGCTCAGAATTGTTACAGCTTATTAATACTGCCAGCAGACCTATTACACCGATGATTTTTTTCATATATTTTGTATTTCAGAGGATAAAATTAAGAGGATAAATATACAGCAATATGATAAGATCAGGACTATTGCATCTTTATTTTACCTCCTCACGTATAAAATCCTCATCAATTACTCCTTACCTAAAAAATAATAATGATAACCAAAATATCAATCGCTGAAATAAAAAGTGGAGTCTATATACAATTTTACACCCTTGTCATTCTGACGAAGGAAGAATCTCATATTTGGCTTAGATTCTTCATTTCACTTCTGAACTACGTTCGCAGGTCTTCAGCCTGTATTCAGAATGACAGGGTCAAAATAGTAAAATATTAGGGTCAGTGTAAAATTGTATATAATTACCTAAAAAGTTATACTCCGAATTGTCTCAGATGATGATCCATGTGCTTGTATGCCGCTATTCCCCATTCGTGAGTTGAAATATTTCCAAAAGCAGGATGAGAAAGGGTTAAAGGATGAGTATTGACAGGGAATTCATTAATTAAATGGATAAATTCATTTTTATATTCCTCAAAATCAAGCTCATTGGCTTTTCCTTTGGTATGATGCTCCAGTTCACTCTGAATATTCTTTTTAAAATTGGGGGCAATATAAAGGGCAAGGATTCTCAATAAATATTGCTTTATTTGAGTCTTATTATATCCTCTGCTTTCTTCTAAGATTTGCCGGTTACAGGAATTACAATGAAGAAGCATTTCACTAGCCGTCATGGTTCCCCATTGAGGCTGATGGGTTACCGATAAGTTCTTAACCCTTACAATAATGAAATCAGCAGCCTCCTTTTTTAAAAGATTCTTTTTCATAGTAATCATGATTTTATAATTTTAAAAATCAACCTGTCTTATTTAACTAAGTTCTTCATCCAGGCGTTACAATCTATATCTGAAGGAATATTATATTTTTTCCGGAATCTGGTTTTCCGTATTTCTACAGCATGAACAGTTACCGAGGTATATGTTGCTATTTGTTTGGTGGAAAATCCAAGATATAAAAAAGCAGAAAATGTAAGTTCCGAAACTTTGATTTTGGGATTAATCTCCAGCATTTTTTCATACACTTCCGGATATACTTCCTGAAAACGGGCAAAGAATTGTGGGGAATTCTCCTTAGCCATGTGTATCAGTTCAGCAAATGATTCATTAACCTGCAACTGGAGCTTTTCAATAGTGTCCTCTCTTTCTGTAATCATCATATTCTGATGCTGAAGTTGATTTTCTTTTTCTTTAATAATTTCCTTTTTTCTCTTCCGGATATTAAGATTTCGGATAAGTGCCCCTATCAGTATAGTAATGGTTGCAATAGCTATAGCAATCACCAGAATCAGAATCGTCTTATTTTCTTGTTCTTTTTCAGTTATTTTCTGCTCCTGCTCTTTTTGCATATTTTTTAGTCCTTCCTGAATATGCATCTTATCTTCTGAAGCATTTTTTTTAAATTGATCAGTAGATTTTTTTAAATAAGCTTTTTCTTTATCATGATCACCCAACATTCTGTACGCCGAAGCTATTTTAGATTCAACATATTCTGCAGAATGCCCCATCTGGGATTTATTATCTATGGTCCTTAAATAATAATCAATGGCTTTATGATAATTACCCATCTGAAAATAATAATCGCCATAAACTTCCAGAAAAGGAGACTGGTAAGCAAGATCTTCAATCAACGATTGATCGTAAGCTTTCTTAATAAACGGATAGGCTTCCTGAGGCTTATTCTGTTGTAAGTAGATCCAGGCTTTATAAAAATAGATATAAGCTTTACGCCAATATATTCGTTTAACCTTCAGGTATTCTTTCTCAGGAATCTTTTCAATAAAAGCTATAGATTTATCAGCATATGCATGAGCTGACGGGTAATCCTCCATATCTATATAAGCATCCCCAATAGTCATATAAGTATTCGCTTCCAGAATTTTAGAATAGATATCTTTTCCTTGAGGGATCAGCTTTAGGACTTTAAATTCTTCTTCCAGCTGTTTATTCGGCATAGATATAAGACCATAATAGTTTGCTGTAACCTCAGTAAATAACGCTTTATAAAGTGGATTGGCTGTAATTGCCTCTTCTTTCATACCTTTCTCTATATAAGAATACCCCTCTTTCAACTCACGTAAAAAAAATAAATTCCGGATGATATAATAGTACGACAATACCTTTTTTTCAGAGTCTCCTTTTTTTTCGGCAAGCAAACTTGCTTTCTTAGCATAGCTTAAGGATTTTTTATAATCCCTGAACATAAACCTATCAGCCAGATTCAGTAGATCATTAATATCGGTTCCCTCTTTTGAAGAATCATCAGATGAAATTAAGGATGAAGACAGATTGGTTTTAAAGTTTTCCGAGACAGATAATAAAGATGACATTTCTTTTGTCTCAGTTCCTGTTACAATCAGACTTATAAAACATAAATAGAAACAAAAAATATACTTCATATTATTTTGCTAACAAACACATCATGAAAAATAAATGCGATAAATATAAACAAATAATTAATTTTTAATATTAACAGAAGTTCAAAATAAAATACCTGTTGATAAACCTCTTAAAAAGTTATTACTAATCAAATAGTAATGGTTATTTTGGAGTCTATATACAATTTTACACCATTGTCATTCTGACGAGGGAAGAATCTCATATTTGGCTTAGATTCTTCATTTCACTTCTGAACTACGTTCGCAGGCCTTCAGTCTGTATTCAGAATGACAGGGTCAAAATAGTAAAATATTAGGGTCAGTGTAAAATTGTATATAATTAACGTTATTTTTTTGACATTGAACTCTTTTGACCCAAAACAACCCGGCGGTAAACAGAGTTTACCGCCGGGTTGTTTTATACATTAAATGTTAGTTACGTTTATCATTTCAATTATTCTACTATAATAAAGATAATCAATTCGTTATACTTTCATATTACATTCTTTATTTTGAGTTACCAACTAATAATTTTGAATTTGTTGACTTATTTATGAATATCAAATAATCAAAAGAGTGAGCCACATTGGTTTTTGTAAATTCATTTTTATCCGTACCTGATCCTGTTTTTCGAAATAGAATATCTTCCAAGATCCAATTGCCAAGTTTGTTCCCATCTTTTTTGATTGCTTTTAGATCTAAAATAAAAATTGGAATGTTAAGTGAGTTAAGCTTATATTCTAATGTTTTGGGACCTGCTTTTTCTGAATTATAAGTACCGAGCCTCCCATCCATACTTGCAGAATAAGTACCTTCATAAAAGGCAAATCCAAAATTTACAAAATCGTTATCATACCTTTCATTGAGCCAATACCCCATTCTATCTGATTTTAATTTTGCAATATGATAATTATGAGCCGAGACTATTACTTTAGAATTCAAATAGTTTTCTTTTATCCATTTAATATTCTCCGCCATAAATTGGTCTCTCCTAATAAAATTGAGTTCGCTATATTGTCTTATAATATCTATATTTTGCAGGAAACGCAATTTTTCTTCTGGATTTTTTATGGAGATAGATTTTTGCTTTATTAAAAATAGGTACTCAGCTATAATTTTTTGACTTTTTTTAGCGTAAGTTCTGAAGCCTCTGTTGTTTTCCTTTAAAGCTATTTCCAGGTCATTAATCTCTTGTTCGGACAAGTGATTTTCTTGATATGTTTTTCTTATTTGATCTATTGCTCCTTTGGCAAACTGCATATCGAAACCATCAAAAAAAACTTTTGGATTATGATTTTCATTGTATTTTTTTAACCATTCCACAAAAGCTAAAGTTTCTTGGGTTTGCCACAGCCAAAAGTACATTCCCTTTAGAATATCTTTAGGATCTCCTTTTTCTTCCTGAATATATTGATTCATTAAAAAGCTTTCAGGCATATTGGCTTCTAGCGAAAAGACGTTGAAATTTTTATTAGCTATCAAATATTCACTTATTCTATATTTCATTTGATACACTTCACTTGAACCGTGAGTAGATTCTCCTAATCCTACTATTGTAGAATTTCCAATGAGTTTGTTTAAGATTAGCAAATCACTAGTATCCCTTTCGTCCGGATTAAAAGTTTTGATTGGATATATAAACTTTGAAATATATTCTTTTTCTTCAGAATTTAAATCATTTTTTGATTGTGCCTTGATTGTTATAAAAAATACAATCAAAATACAAGATAATTTTAATTTCATTTACTACTTATAATAGATTAAACAATTATACAAAAATATCACTTAAACTTCTGGAGAAATTTAAATCATATCAGATACCAGTGTATACTTTTTTTAGTCGCAGATAGTTCACTATGACTGATAATCTAACAATTTTATAATCTGATAAAAATATAAAATCAGCAAGCAAATATCAAAAAAGAAAAACCGCTATAGACAGGTGTCTATAGCGGTTTTATATGTTTTATTAATTAGTATTAATCAATAATTATTTTACTTCTTCGAAGTCTGCATCCTGTACATCCTCACTTCCAGCGTTGTTTCCACCTGCGTTTTGAGCACCTGCATCAGCACCTGGCTGTTGACCAGCTGCATATAATTCTTCAGAAGCTGCCATCCATGCTGCATCTAACGCTTCAGTTTTAGCTTTTACGTCATCAACATTTTTAGCTTCGAAAGCAGTTTTTAATTCTGCGTGAGCTGCTTCAATGGCTGCTTTTTTGTCAGCAGAAAGTTTCTCACCGAATTCTTTCAATTGCTTTTCAGTTTGGAAGATCAATCCGTCAGCTTTGTTGAAAACCTCAACTTCTTCTTTTCTCTTAGCATCAGCTGCAGAATTTTCCTGAGCTTCTTTCTTCATTCTTTCGATTTCTTCGTCAGAAAGACCT
Proteins encoded in this region:
- a CDS encoding DUF1569 domain-containing protein, which produces MKKNLLKKEAADFIIVRVKNLSVTHQPQWGTMTASEMLLHCNSCNRQILEESRGYNKTQIKQYLLRILALYIAPNFKKNIQSELEHHTKGKANELDFEEYKNEFIHLINEFPVNTHPLTLSHPAFGNISTHEWGIAAYKHMDHHLRQFGV
- a CDS encoding tetratricopeptide repeat protein, which translates into the protein MKYIFCFYLCFISLIVTGTETKEMSSLLSVSENFKTNLSSSLISSDDSSKEGTDINDLLNLADRFMFRDYKKSLSYAKKASLLAEKKGDSEKKVLSYYYIIRNLFFLRELKEGYSYIEKGMKEEAITANPLYKALFTEVTANYYGLISMPNKQLEEEFKVLKLIPQGKDIYSKILEANTYMTIGDAYIDMEDYPSAHAYADKSIAFIEKIPEKEYLKVKRIYWRKAYIYFYKAWIYLQQNKPQEAYPFIKKAYDQSLIEDLAYQSPFLEVYGDYYFQMGNYHKAIDYYLRTIDNKSQMGHSAEYVESKIASAYRMLGDHDKEKAYLKKSTDQFKKNASEDKMHIQEGLKNMQKEQEQKITEKEQENKTILILVIAIAIATITILIGALIRNLNIRKRKKEIIKEKENQLQHQNMMITEREDTIEKLQLQVNESFAELIHMAKENSPQFFARFQEVYPEVYEKMLEINPKIKVSELTFSAFLYLGFSTKQIATYTSVTVHAVEIRKTRFRKKYNIPSDIDCNAWMKNLVK
- a CDS encoding winged helix-turn-helix transcriptional regulator, encoding MEKECETSYINIGEKSYPCAVSFVMDLIGGRWKGVIVCHLKNGDKRFGELKKELAFITETTLSLQLRQLERDGLITRTVFGTKPPVKVVYSLSELGTSFIPLLDNINDWGKNILENKITS
- a CDS encoding erythromycin esterase family protein, which encodes MKLKLSCILIVFFITIKAQSKNDLNSEEKEYISKFIYPIKTFNPDERDTSDLLILNKLIGNSTIVGLGESTHGSSEVYQMKYRISEYLIANKNFNVFSLEANMPESFLMNQYIQEEKGDPKDILKGMYFWLWQTQETLAFVEWLKKYNENHNPKVFFDGFDMQFAKGAIDQIRKTYQENHLSEQEINDLEIALKENNRGFRTYAKKSQKIIAEYLFLIKQKSISIKNPEEKLRFLQNIDIIRQYSELNFIRRDQFMAENIKWIKENYLNSKVIVSAHNYHIAKLKSDRMGYWLNERYDNDFVNFGFAFYEGTYSASMDGRLGTYNSEKAGPKTLEYKLNSLNIPIFILDLKAIKKDGNKLGNWILEDILFRKTGSGTDKNEFTKTNVAHSFDYLIFINKSTNSKLLVGNSK
- a CDS encoding DUF3291 domain-containing protein; protein product: MYQLAQINVAKMIGVNIEDPVMKEFVEHFDSVNQLAEESNGFVWRLKDEDNNATGFNPFNDEQIIINLSVWKDKESLEYFTYKTFHVDFLRRRKEWFQKYGKAYYVLWWIKDGQYPSVEEALERLEYLQKNGPSEYAFSFQTAFQKPGLNNKY